The nucleotide sequence TCATATAAAGCAGGGTTTCCTTTATGGAAGAACAGCGTAAAAGATGATTACCGTGATGCCCACAGCACAGAAGAAGGCAAGGAATAAGCTGAAAATAATGTAACTATTCATCATATGCGATATCCGAAACTCAGGGAACTCAAAGAGGCTATCGTTTCGCTGGTCACCCCGCCGGCAACGACGAAATTTCCCTATAAACCCCATATTCCCGCACCGGCGTTCAGGGGTAAGCCGGTGGTAAACGATGCCGAATGCGTGGGGTGCCTTACCTGTTCCAACGTATGCCCTTCGGGTGCCATCACTGTTTCTGATGATGCCGTGCAGAAAATCCGCACCATAACCCGTGACTTCGGAAAATGCATTTTCTGCGGACAATGCGAAGCCTATTGCATTACAGCGAAAGGGGTAATTCTGTCCCATACCATTTTCGACCTGTCAACCTTTCAGAAAGAATCACTTATAGAACAACAGCACAAAGAACTTATTGTGTGTGAACATTGCGGAAGTGTTATCACCACCAGAGAACATCTGCATTATATCTACGACAAACTGGGTACCAGAGCATGGTCATCCCTTCTCACCCTGCGCGCACTGAATACAAGGCTTCAGCTTGCCGGTGAGGAAGAAACCAGTACCCCTCCGGGGGATGGGCTCCGCCGGAAGGATATGTTCAGGATCCTCTGCCCCAACTGCATGCGGAACATCCAGGTTAAACTGCTGCTATGAAAGAATTTAATGAATTACTCGAGCTGATTGCGGATAACCGGAAAAAAATCCTTTTTGCCGGCATAGGAAATGTTTTGCGGTGCGATGACGGAGCAGGAGTTTACATAGTGAACAACCTGATGGAAAACACAAACATCACCAAAATTCTGGTAGAAGTAAGCCTTGAAAACTATGTTTCGCGCATCAACAATGCAAAACCTGATCTGCTGGTATTGGTTGATTGCATCGATTTTGGCCGTGAACCGGGATACGCCGGATTGCTTCTGCCGGAAGACACTTTTGAAACAACGATAAACACACATAATCTGACCTTGCGCAGGGTAACGGAGTTTTTTAACATGCCGGTTTGCATCCTCGGAATACAACCTTCCCGCCTCGAGGTTGGGGAAGAAATGACGCCCGGGGTAAAAAAATCTGCAGATAATATTATCCGGTTGTTAAACCAAACCATTTACCAGACTGTAATACAAAACCACATGCCCTTTCAAACCCAAAGCAAACTTCCAAATACATACGCCTATGATAACTGTTAAAGACCTGCTTGACAAAAAGGGACACACCTATCATTTCATCAGTCCCGAAGCCACAGTTTTCGATGCATTAAAACTGATGGCCGAAAAAAACGTTGGTGCCATAATGGTAATCCATAACGGCAAACTGGTGGGCATGTTTTCTGAAAGAGATTATGCCCGAAAAATTATCTTACAGGGGTATTCTTCAAAAGAAGCCAAAGTAGGCGATTTCATGTCAACAGAACTGGTAATCGCCAGGCCGGAAATGACTATTTATGAATGCATGGCCATCATGCTCCAGAAAAAGGTACGCCATCTTCCTGTGCTTGATCATAACGAAATTTCCGGAATTATTACAATCCGTGATGTGGTTAAGGCGGTGGTGCATGAACAGAATGTGGTAATTAAGGATCTGGAGAACTACATTATGGGCGGAGGGTACGGGGCAAATCCATAGGGTTGTAATGTTTGTCGGACATTTTTCTTTTTCTGTTCGCCATTCGCCATTTGCTTTTCGCTGTTCGCCGTTCGCTCTTCGCTTTACGCTCTGCGCTTTACGCTGGAACTTTGGAACTCTGGAACTCTGGAACTCTGAAACTCTGGAACTCTGGAACTCTGAAACTCTGGAACCTTTCTACCCCGACCTACTGACCTTAATCCCCTAACGGGGAATTTGATTGGATTTGATCACCGTTTCTATTGCCGTTCATCTCCTAACGGGGAAATGGAAAGATCTTTTGCCATTCACTTCACGCTCTACGCTAAATCAACAATGCTCTGCCCTCTAAACCCAATACCCCTCTTTACGCTCTACGCTTTACGCTCTACGCTATATCAAAGGAACTCTGGAACTCTGAAACCCTGGAACATTGAAACGCTGGAACCTCATTAGTGGGAAATCGAAAATCACTGAAAATTTCCTGTTTCCTATTTCCAATTTCCTGTAAGTGAGCACTCTATAAATCGGGAATTCTTATTAATAGGAAATGGTAAATCGGAAATCCTTGAAACTCTGGAACATTGGAACCCTGGAACTCCGGATCTCTGCCAAATTTCTTTCAGCCCAGGTATTTTTGCAACACACTGAACAATTGTTCACGGCTCAGGGGTTTTGACAGATAATCTGAGCATCCTGCCAAACGCACTTTTTCTTCGTCCTCGGGCATTGCATAGGCAGTGAGGGCTACAATGGGAAGATCAGTCCTCGTTTTTCTGATCATCCTTGTTGCTTCATATCCATCCATTCCGGGCAGTTTGATATCCATTAACACCAGACGGACATTTCTGTCCTTTCTACAAATTTCAACAGCTTCCTCCCCGGTGGAAACGCGGTGCAAAGTAAGAGAGGTTTTTGACAACATTTCTCTTACCAGCACATAATTGTACTCATCGTCTTCTACCAGAAGAACAAGAGCACTACCCGCAGGCGGGGCTGTATTTTTCTCCATATTTTGTTCTTTCAGATTGACTTCTTTATGTTGATACGGAATCATAACATGAAATACTGAACCTTTACCAGGCGTGGATTCTGCCCACACAGACCCTCCCAGCATCTCAGCATAGGCCCTGCAGATGGAAAGTCCGAGTCCGGTGCCTCCAAAGTCACGTGAGAGATACGATTCAACCTGATAAAACCGTTCAAATATTCTATCAATATGCTCCGCAGAAATTCCTATGCCTGAATCCTCGACAAAAAAGCGGAGAAAATTGTTTTCCACCCGACAACCAAAACGAACAAAACCTTTATGCGTAAATTTGAGCGCATTGTTGAGCAGATTGGCAAGAATCTGTGTAAGTTTGGTCTTATCGGTCAAAAAAAGAATCTCCTCATCCGGTCCATAATCAGTTATAAAATCCAGATTTTTCTGTTCGGCTTTTCTTCTGAACTGAAGTTCTAGAACTGAAATCAGTTCGCTGAGGCGGCATTCTTCCAGTTTGACTTTTTCCTGTCCGGTTTCAATAGAAGAAATCTTCAGTACATCCTCAATGATGTTCAGGAGATTGGTGCCGCTCTGGCAAATAATATTGATATACTCCTTTCTTTTTCCCGGCAGAAGGTTTTCATTCAGCAATAGTTCAGAGAAACCCATTATGGCATTCATAGGTGTTCTCACTTCATGCGATATGTTCTGCAAAAAAGAAGTTTTGAGCCGGTCGCTTTCTTCAGCTTTTTCCTTCGCTTTCGACAGTTCCTCAATAATTTTCTTCCACTCGGTTATGTCGCGCGATATTCCGAATGTTCCTATAATATTTCCTTTTGCATCTCTCAGAGGCAATTTGGAAGTAGATGCCCAGGTAATATGTCCGTCGGGCCAGATTACTTTTTCTTCCAAACCTATAATCGGCGAACCTGTTTCGAGAATTCTCCGTTCATCATTAAAGGTTTGCAGGGCATATTCCTGGGAAAACAGATCAAAATCGGTTTTACCTAAAATTTCACTTTCGTGCCGGAATCCGAAACGGTTGAGAACAGCCTTGTTTACTCTTATCAGACGGCTTTCATTATCCTTGAAATAAATTAAATCGGGTGTGGTATCCATCAGCGAGTTTAACAGATACTGCTCGTAAAGAACCGATTCTACTGCTCTGCGTTTCTCTGTTACGTCATGAATAATGGAATAAAGAACCTCTTTTCCATCCATTTCGAGGGCCGTGCTGTATACTTCCACATCCCTTACCGAACCATCAGCCAGTCGGTGTCTGAATTCAAAATAATTTTGTTTTCCGGTCCGTACCTTTTCTATCTCCAATTGAATCTCTTCAGGTGAAAGCGTGTTGATATCTTTGATTTTCATGGTACGCATCTGTTCACCTGTCCAACCATAGAATTTTTCGGCCGCATGGTTTACATCCAGTATTCGTCCTGTTTCTGCTTCCAGTATCATTTTAACCGCACTGTGTTCATAAAACATTTTGCTGAACTGCCGGCTGCTTTTTTCTATTTGCCGGATAGCATTTTTCAGAGTAGTAATATCAATAAAAGTGGTTGCAAATTTTTCCCGCTCCGGTGAAAAAACGGTGATATAAAAATGCTTTTGCATGGGTTCAAAGTAAGTCTCAAAGGAAAGAGAATTACCGCTCAAAGCAACGGAAAGATACTGTTCAAAATAGGGTGGCTGATCGGTTCCGTATAACAAAGTTGCCCTTTGCCCCACAGCTTTTTCCTTAGGAATTCCGGTTATTTTTTCATACTGAGGGTTTACATCAAGTATTTCATAATCAACCGGATTACCCTCTGCATCATATACTATCCTATGCAATGCAATACCTGCAGCTGAAGACTCAAACAGTCCCCGGAAACGGGCTTCGTTTTCGGATATTTCACGCTGCCATTTCCTTTCGATGGACTGATCGCGGAATACCAGAACTACGCCGGTTGTCTTTCCATCCTCGTCGAGAATGGGAGCACCACTATCGGCAACAGGTATCTGCTGTCCGTCTTTGCTGATGAGAATTGTGTGGTTGGCAAGGCCGATCACATTCCCCTCCTTCAGAACTCTGTTTACCGGATTCTCGGCTGTAAGGCCTGTCAATTCATTAACAATAACAAACACTTCGTTCAGTGCCTTTCCTCTTGCCTCCGGCTCCTCATAACCGGTCAGTTTCTCTGCCACGGGATTCATATGAATAATATTCCCTTCTGTATCGGTAGTGATTACAGCATCACCAATGCTGTAAAGTGCAGTCCGGAAACGCTTCTCACTTTTTCGTAAAGCTTCTTCAGCAAGTTTTCTCTCAGTTATATCAAGAATGAGGGCAACAAAGAATCGCTTAGCGGCGGACTGCATCATCTGAAGGTGAACCTCCACGGGATATTTCGACTTGTTCTTGCGCAGATGCACTGTCTCAAATACAACTTTTTTCTTTGTTCCATTATACAATGGCGACAGAATTTCCCTGAACATCTCTTCTGTTAGTTCGGGTTTGATATCCAGTGGTGTCATTTGTGCCAGTTCTCCTTCGCTAAAACCCAGATTCAATCTGGCCGCATCGTTTACGTACACAAAACGCCAGGTATCTTCTTCAAAAACATAAATCTCGTTGACGCTTTCCCTGAGAATCCGCTGAAGAAAGTCAGCGGACAAAATTTGAGAATCGTTTGATTTTTTTGACCGTTCAGCGTTTTCCTGTGCCATTGAGTTCACTTTGTTCAGTTTACGATTAAACGAAGTTACTCATTTTCTTTCAATTCATTACAAAGACAGGTTTACTAAGGATGGATTTTCCCCTTTGGCCCCTGAAGAGGAAATGGAATGTTTTTGGCTATTCATTTTTCGCCGTTCGCCTTTCGCCAATTGCAATTGGCTTTACGCTCTATTCTCTACGCTATTGCTAATCCTGCACTTAAATATCTCAGATCAAAAATCACCGTAAATTTCCTATTTCCAATTTCCTATTTCCTGTCCTTGAACACGCTATAAAAACCAGAACACGTTAATGGGAATTGGGAAATGGGAAATCGGAAATCCCTGAATATCTGGAACTCTGGAACTTTGGAACTCTGGAACTCTGAAATTGAGCGTAAAGCGTAAAGAAATGGCGTTCATCAGTTATTCTAAGCTTAAAGTTCTACCCATTTGTTTATTCGAAACTAGAAAATCTCAAATCACAACTCAAAAATCACGACTCACAAATACCAAACCCCAAAGCCCATTGCCCAGAGCCCAAATCGAAATCAACAATCGATGAACGAAAGATTTGTGATTCGAGATTTTTGATTTCTGATTTCTGATTTTCTTGATCCTGAACGAAAACAAATAAAATCTCAAATCAGAAATCACAATTCACAACTCACAAATCACAAATTAAACTTAAACACCCGAAACGCTGGAACGCTGGAACTCTGAAACCTCACCAACCCTTCCCAGGGTATGTTTCACGGATTGATGCACCTTTCTATCCTTCATTAATTTCGCGCAGGAGATGGATAACACGTTCCCGAATCCTGGCATGTTGTGGAATATCATGGAATGTTCCGACCAGCTTCACTGACCGCCTGGAAATCCTGAGAATGTAAACCGGTAAACAATTGCCTGTAGCGCGGTAATAAGAATCCATCAGCTCAAGAAATCCGGTATCAGGGGCATAATTCTGATCCTCCCTGCGTTCAATAAAAATTACCAGATGATTTCCGGCCAGAAGCTCTTCAAGGCTTTTCTGCATGGTAATGCATATCTTCCGGCTGCTGGAATAAACGGGGACAGCATGAACTCTGCGCATGATCCATACACAGATAAACGAAATGGCAAATGCCAGCATTTTCCCCGTAAAACCATATATCCCCAGTTCCTTTTCAATGAAATCTTTCCGGATATATGACCTGCATTCTTTGATCTGCGTAACAGGGGCAATCACCCATGGATGCGCAGTAAACGGCGCATAAAGAAAAAAAATAACGGGTCCGTATGACAGGTTATGATTGGTTACATATATGGCAGGCGAATGACGTACGCCATTGCATTCTTCCCATTCAGGTTTCCTGTAAAAAAGCTTCAGTACGGTTTTAAGAAAATGAAAAAGCATACTGTTTCAGTGAAACATGCTGCCGATTTTCTCAATAAAGATACGATTTCCTTCCGATAGCGCATGTACCTCAGGTTTGTCGGTAAACAATCCATACAGGGCAGAGCCACTGCCTGACATGGATGCGTAAACTGCTCCAGCCTGGTAGAGCCGGTTTTTTATATCTGCAAGAAGAGGGTATTTTCTGAAGACAGGTTCCTCAAAATCGTTAACGAGATGTTCTCTCCATAATTCTATATTTCTGAGGACAGTCTTTTGAACAGGTTCCGGTGGTTCAGCCGGAGTAATCTGTGCATAGGCCTCTCTGGTTGGAACATGAAGGGGCGGGATAACAAGAACCAGATAATAGCCGTTTACATCAACATCAACCCGGGAGAGGACCTCTCCCCTCCCCTGCGCTGCCATAGGACAGTTATATAGAAAAAACGGACAATCGCTGCCAATCCTTACCGCATATTCTTTCAACTGCTCTTCGGTGAGGGACAGATCAAAAAGCCTGTCAAGCATTTTCAGGGCAAAAGCCGCATCGGAAGAACCTCCCCCTAATCCGGCGCCACTCGGAATCCGCTTATGAAGATACATGTCAACCCCCGGAATTCCCTTCTCCTTATGCAGTATTTCCCATACTTTCATACAAAGATTGCTCTGTGGATCGCCTTCAGGAACCAGTCCGGTAACTTCAATATTTGCCGTTTGAGTATAATTTGGAACGATTTCCAGAACGTCACTTAATCCCACAGGGAAAAAAAGCGTCTGAATATCATGATAACCGTCAGTCCGTTTTCGGATCACCCTCAATCCGAGATTTATTTTGGCATTTGGGAAATCTATCATGGAGCAAAAATAAGCATTTAGATAAAATTAAAATATCTGAAAAATATTCTAACTTTGACAAAAATCAGGTTGGCGCAATTAATTTAATCAGCTCTTTATATAGCTTTCATAATGAAGAAAATATCAATTACTCTTTCATTGCTTTTTATATTATTTGCAAGTTGGGGTCAGTGGAAATTGACCAATATACCACGGTATCGATCGGTAAATGATGTTGTTTTTGCCGGCAATCGGCTGATTGCTGCCGGAGGACACGAAACCAACGATGCCATTACGGGCATATATATTTCACAAGACTCAGGGAGAACGTGGAATATCGTTCAGGATTCACCGAATAGCCCCTGGCTGAGAGCATTATCTTTCCCTTCTTCTTCAACAGGATATACTGCCGGAGATAACGGGCTGATAATGAAAACCAATACAGGAGGTGATTCATGGACAGTACTTACCCTCCCTCCGGCAATTGCAGGAAGGAATTTCAGGAGCATATTTTTTACTTCAGAAGATACAGGTTTTATTGCAGGCGGTCAGTATGATACGGATACGCTTCATACGTTCGCATCCACCACGGATGGTGGAAACACCTGGAACGTGCGTATGGATGAAAAGGGAAATTTTTTTAAAGCCTGTTGGTTTTTCAATGCAAAAGACGGCATTATTGCCGGCGACAAAGGAACACTTCTTCTGACAAACGACGGAGGCCTTTCATGGGAAATACCCACTGTTCCTCCCTCCGTAAAAGAAAGACAATGGAATGCATTGTATTTCAGGGACCGCTTGATTGGTTTTGCTGCCGGAGGGCATCCTTCCAATGATACCCTTCAGACAATCATCCGCACATCCGACGGAGGACATACCTGGCAGGTGGTTCATGACAGCCTGGCTCCTATGCTGAATGATATTTGTCTTGCCAGTGCGACCGACGGTTTTGCAGCAGGAAATAAGGGAACTTTACTTAAAAGTACAGATGGTGGACTCACATGGATTCCTGCTGTTTTGCCTTCCGGTCTGAATGACGAAAGGGATCTCCAAGCAATCGGGTTCCTGAATCGCTTTACAGGTGTTGCAGCAGGTTCTGACGGGAAAGTTCTTGTTTATGCCGACTCATCCGCTCACCCGCCTATGGTGGCTTCTCTGCAGG is from Bacteroidales bacterium and encodes:
- a CDS encoding PAS domain S-box protein, with protein sequence MAQENAERSKKSNDSQILSADFLQRILRESVNEIYVFEEDTWRFVYVNDAARLNLGFSEGELAQMTPLDIKPELTEEMFREILSPLYNGTKKKVVFETVHLRKNKSKYPVEVHLQMMQSAAKRFFVALILDITERKLAEEALRKSEKRFRTALYSIGDAVITTDTEGNIIHMNPVAEKLTGYEEPEARGKALNEVFVIVNELTGLTAENPVNRVLKEGNVIGLANHTILISKDGQQIPVADSGAPILDEDGKTTGVVLVFRDQSIERKWQREISENEARFRGLFESSAAGIALHRIVYDAEGNPVDYEILDVNPQYEKITGIPKEKAVGQRATLLYGTDQPPYFEQYLSVALSGNSLSFETYFEPMQKHFYITVFSPEREKFATTFIDITTLKNAIRQIEKSSRQFSKMFYEHSAVKMILEAETGRILDVNHAAEKFYGWTGEQMRTMKIKDINTLSPEEIQLEIEKVRTGKQNYFEFRHRLADGSVRDVEVYSTALEMDGKEVLYSIIHDVTEKRRAVESVLYEQYLLNSLMDTTPDLIYFKDNESRLIRVNKAVLNRFGFRHESEILGKTDFDLFSQEYALQTFNDERRILETGSPIIGLEEKVIWPDGHITWASTSKLPLRDAKGNIIGTFGISRDITEWKKIIEELSKAKEKAEESDRLKTSFLQNISHEVRTPMNAIMGFSELLLNENLLPGKRKEYINIICQSGTNLLNIIEDVLKISSIETGQEKVKLEECRLSELISVLELQFRRKAEQKNLDFITDYGPDEEILFLTDKTKLTQILANLLNNALKFTHKGFVRFGCRVENNFLRFFVEDSGIGISAEHIDRIFERFYQVESYLSRDFGGTGLGLSICRAYAEMLGGSVWAESTPGKGSVFHVMIPYQHKEVNLKEQNMEKNTAPPAGSALVLLVEDDEYNYVLVREMLSKTSLTLHRVSTGEEAVEICRKDRNVRLVLMDIKLPGMDGYEATRMIRKTRTDLPIVALTAYAMPEDEEKVRLAGCSDYLSKPLSREQLFSVLQKYLG
- a CDS encoding hydrogenase maturation protease — its product is MKEFNELLELIADNRKKILFAGIGNVLRCDDGAGVYIVNNLMENTNITKILVEVSLENYVSRINNAKPDLLVLVDCIDFGREPGYAGLLLPEDTFETTINTHNLTLRRVTEFFNMPVCILGIQPSRLEVGEEMTPGVKKSADNIIRLLNQTIYQTVIQNHMPFQTQSKLPNTYAYDNC
- a CDS encoding 4-(cytidine 5'-diphospho)-2-C-methyl-D-erythritol kinase is translated as MIDFPNAKINLGLRVIRKRTDGYHDIQTLFFPVGLSDVLEIVPNYTQTANIEVTGLVPEGDPQSNLCMKVWEILHKEKGIPGVDMYLHKRIPSGAGLGGGSSDAAFALKMLDRLFDLSLTEEQLKEYAVRIGSDCPFFLYNCPMAAQGRGEVLSRVDVDVNGYYLVLVIPPLHVPTREAYAQITPAEPPEPVQKTVLRNIELWREHLVNDFEEPVFRKYPLLADIKNRLYQAGAVYASMSGSGSALYGLFTDKPEVHALSEGNRIFIEKIGSMFH
- a CDS encoding CBS domain-containing protein, producing MITVKDLLDKKGHTYHFISPEATVFDALKLMAEKNVGAIMVIHNGKLVGMFSERDYARKIILQGYSSKEAKVGDFMSTELVIARPEMTIYECMAIMLQKKVRHLPVLDHNEISGIITIRDVVKAVVHEQNVVIKDLENYIMGGGYGANP
- a CDS encoding 4Fe-4S dicluster domain-containing protein; translation: MRYPKLRELKEAIVSLVTPPATTKFPYKPHIPAPAFRGKPVVNDAECVGCLTCSNVCPSGAITVSDDAVQKIRTITRDFGKCIFCGQCEAYCITAKGVILSHTIFDLSTFQKESLIEQQHKELIVCEHCGSVITTREHLHYIYDKLGTRAWSSLLTLRALNTRLQLAGEEETSTPPGDGLRRKDMFRILCPNCMRNIQVKLLL